A stretch of Dietzia lutea DNA encodes these proteins:
- a CDS encoding amino acid ABC transporter ATP-binding protein yields the protein MTPMVKADQVVKNFGSLQVLKGITLEVAAGEVLCLVGPSGSGKSTFLRCINHLEKVDAGRLYVDGDLVGYREKGDKLYEISPAQAARQRRDIGMVFQHFNLFLHRTALENVIEAPMLVKGQSREQATERARELLDMVGLAAKADAYPAQLSGGQQQRVAIARALAMDPKLMLFDEPTSALDPELVGEVLGVMRELADAGMTMVVVTHEMGFAREVADTVAFMDNGVVVEAGKPADVLARPTHQRTRDFLSKIL from the coding sequence ATGACGCCGATGGTCAAGGCCGACCAAGTGGTCAAGAACTTCGGTTCCCTGCAGGTGCTCAAGGGAATCACCCTGGAGGTGGCCGCGGGCGAGGTGTTGTGCCTGGTCGGCCCCTCGGGCTCGGGGAAGTCCACCTTCCTGCGCTGCATCAACCACCTCGAGAAGGTCGACGCCGGTCGGCTCTACGTGGACGGCGACCTGGTGGGCTACCGCGAGAAAGGCGATAAGCTCTACGAGATCTCGCCCGCGCAGGCGGCCCGCCAGCGCCGCGACATCGGGATGGTCTTCCAGCACTTCAACCTGTTCCTGCACCGCACCGCGCTCGAGAACGTCATCGAAGCACCGATGCTGGTGAAGGGCCAGTCGCGGGAGCAAGCCACCGAGCGTGCCCGCGAACTGCTCGACATGGTCGGGCTCGCCGCCAAGGCCGACGCCTATCCGGCGCAGCTCTCCGGTGGGCAGCAGCAGCGCGTCGCGATCGCCCGTGCACTCGCCATGGACCCCAAGCTCATGCTCTTCGACGAGCCCACCTCGGCGCTCGACCCGGAGCTCGTCGGTGAGGTGCTCGGCGTGATGCGGGAGCTCGCCGACGCGGGGATGACCATGGTCGTGGTCACCCACGAGATGGGTTTCGCGCGCGAGGTCGCCGACACCGTCGCCTTCATGGACAACGGCGTCGTCGTGGAAGCCGGCAAGCCCGCCGACGTGCTCGCCAGGCCGACCCACCAGCGCACCAGGGACTTCCTGTCGAAGATCCTCTGA
- a CDS encoding class I SAM-dependent methyltransferase: protein MTSTNPPGHGESVRASRSWWDSEASDYHERHGDFLGAHSPDGEFIWCPEGLHEGDWHLLGDVAGRDVLEIGCGSAPCARWIAGQGARAVAVDLSEGMLRVGAEAASRSSGPAASVPLIQADAGRLPFADASFDVAFSAFGAIPFVADSAGVMAEAARVLRPGGRFVFSVNHPMRWIFRDDPGPDGLRAVFPYFDRSPYTEYDDDGELSYVEHHRTVGDRIRELVAAGFVVQDLIEPEWPEWLDREWGQWSPLRGGIFPGTAIFVAALP, encoded by the coding sequence GTGACGTCCACAAACCCCCCCGGACATGGAGAGTCGGTCCGAGCCTCCCGCTCGTGGTGGGACTCCGAGGCCTCGGACTACCACGAGCGACACGGCGACTTCCTCGGCGCCCACTCCCCCGACGGCGAGTTCATCTGGTGCCCCGAGGGCCTGCACGAGGGCGACTGGCATCTGCTCGGGGACGTCGCGGGCCGCGATGTGTTGGAGATCGGGTGCGGTTCCGCACCGTGCGCGCGGTGGATCGCCGGGCAGGGCGCCCGCGCCGTGGCCGTGGACCTGTCGGAGGGCATGCTCCGGGTGGGCGCGGAGGCGGCGAGCCGCTCGTCCGGCCCGGCGGCGTCCGTGCCGCTGATCCAGGCCGACGCCGGGCGGCTCCCGTTCGCCGACGCGAGTTTCGACGTGGCGTTCTCGGCGTTCGGCGCGATCCCCTTCGTGGCGGACTCGGCGGGCGTGATGGCGGAGGCGGCGCGGGTGCTGCGCCCGGGCGGGCGGTTCGTGTTCTCGGTCAACCACCCGATGCGGTGGATCTTCCGGGACGATCCGGGCCCCGACGGTCTGCGGGCCGTGTTCCCGTACTTCGACCGCTCGCCGTACACCGAGTATGACGACGACGGCGAGCTGTCCTACGTCGAACACCACAGGACGGTGGGTGACCGGATCCGCGAGTTGGTCGCCGCCGGGTTCGTGGTTCAGGACCTCATCGAGCCGGAGTGGCCGGAGTGGCTCGACCGGGAGTGGGGGCAGTGGAGCCCGCTGCGGGGCGGCATCTTCCCCGGCACCGCGATCTTCGTGGCCGCCCTGCCGTGA
- the rpsA gene encoding 30S ribosomal protein S1 translates to MTTNATSPQVAVNDIGSAEDFLAAIDATIKYFNDGDIVEGTIVKVDRDEVLLDIGYKTEGVIPSRELSIKHDVDPGEVVEVGDEVEALVLTKEDKDGRLILSKKRAQYERAWGTIEELKEKDEAVKGTVIEVVKGGLILDIGLRGFLPASLVEMRRVRDLLPYVGQELEAKIIELDKNRNNVVLSRRAWLEQTQSAVRSEFLHQLQKGQVRKGVVSSIVNFGAFVDLGGVDGLVHVSELSWKHIDHPSEVVEVGQEVTVEVLDVDLDRERVSLSLKATQEDPWRHFARTHAIGQIVPGKVTKLVPFGAFVRVEEGIEGLVHISELAERHVEVPDQVVSVGDDAMVKVIDIDLDRRRISLSLKQADEDYTEEFDPSKYGMADSYDEAGNYIFPEGFDPETNEWLEGFEKQREEWENRYAEAERRHKMHTAQIEKGRAAAAEAAEAAPTNYSSESAPSSRPAADAGTSETTGGSLASDEQLAALRAKLAGGE, encoded by the coding sequence ATGACCACCAACGCCACGTCCCCGCAGGTAGCCGTCAACGACATCGGCTCCGCTGAGGACTTCCTCGCCGCCATCGACGCCACGATCAAGTACTTCAACGATGGTGACATCGTCGAGGGCACGATCGTCAAGGTCGACCGCGACGAGGTCCTGCTCGACATCGGCTACAAGACCGAGGGCGTCATCCCCTCGCGCGAACTCTCCATCAAGCACGATGTCGACCCGGGCGAGGTCGTCGAGGTGGGCGACGAGGTCGAGGCCCTGGTCCTGACCAAGGAGGACAAAGACGGCCGCCTGATCCTGTCCAAGAAGCGCGCCCAGTACGAGCGTGCCTGGGGCACCATCGAGGAGCTCAAGGAGAAGGACGAGGCCGTCAAGGGCACCGTTATCGAGGTCGTCAAGGGCGGCCTCATCCTCGACATCGGCCTCCGTGGCTTCCTCCCCGCCTCGCTGGTGGAGATGCGCCGCGTCCGCGACCTGCTGCCGTACGTCGGCCAGGAGCTCGAGGCCAAGATCATCGAGCTGGACAAGAACCGCAACAACGTCGTTCTCTCGCGTCGTGCGTGGCTGGAGCAGACCCAGTCCGCCGTGCGTTCCGAGTTCCTGCACCAGCTGCAGAAGGGCCAGGTCCGCAAGGGCGTCGTGTCCTCGATCGTCAACTTCGGTGCGTTCGTCGACCTCGGCGGCGTCGACGGTCTCGTCCACGTCTCCGAGCTGTCCTGGAAGCACATCGACCACCCGTCCGAGGTCGTCGAGGTGGGCCAGGAGGTCACCGTCGAGGTGCTCGACGTCGACCTGGACCGCGAGCGCGTCTCCCTGTCGCTGAAGGCCACCCAGGAGGATCCGTGGCGGCACTTCGCCCGGACCCACGCGATCGGCCAGATCGTCCCGGGCAAGGTCACCAAGCTCGTCCCGTTCGGTGCGTTCGTGCGCGTCGAGGAGGGCATCGAGGGCCTGGTCCACATCTCCGAGCTGGCCGAGCGCCACGTGGAGGTCCCCGACCAGGTCGTCTCCGTGGGCGACGACGCCATGGTCAAGGTCATCGACATCGACCTCGACCGTCGTCGTATCTCCCTGTCGCTCAAGCAGGCCGACGAGGACTACACGGAGGAGTTCGACCCGTCGAAGTATGGCATGGCCGACAGCTACGACGAGGCCGGCAACTACATCTTCCCCGAGGGCTTCGATCCCGAGACCAACGAGTGGCTCGAGGGCTTCGAGAAGCAGCGCGAGGAGTGGGAGAACCGCTACGCGGAGGCCGAGCGTCGCCACAAGATGCACACGGCCCAGATCGAGAAGGGTCGCGCCGCCGCCGCGGAGGCCGCCGAGGCCGCGCCGACCAACTACTCGTCGGAGTCCGCCCCGTCCTCGCGTCCGGCTGCCGACGCCGGCACCTCCGAGACCACCGGCGGTTCGCTGGCCTCGGACGAGCAGCTGGCCGCCCTGCGCGCCAAGCTCGCCGGCGGCGAGTGA
- the coaE gene encoding dephospho-CoA kinase, whose product MLMVGLTGGIGAGKSTVTAVLADAGAVIVDADRIAREVVEPGSPGLAMLVAEFGEDILGPDGALDRAALAAKAFVDAERTAALNAITHPLIGERTAELFGSAPADSVVVHDMPLLVEGGMASGYHLVIVVDTPAEMRLRRLVEQRGMPEEDARARMARQATDEARRAVADVLIDNSGDRQTTIDLTNALIELRLNPFEHNLRTGTPVVGDRTVVPFRPEWAGEAERACARLRHVVGEIATRIDHVGPTAVDGLDAPDVIDLQVTVRDAPAVEAALAKLTGAGYVRDRSSEQPLLHWCDPARPLEVSVVAEDDPEHEFALLMAEVIGADPGARAEYSEILGRANREETRRFERTLCEASRRGR is encoded by the coding sequence ATGCTGATGGTGGGTCTGACCGGCGGTATCGGCGCCGGCAAGTCGACGGTGACGGCGGTACTCGCGGACGCGGGAGCGGTGATCGTGGACGCCGACCGCATCGCGCGCGAGGTCGTCGAACCCGGCAGTCCCGGATTGGCGATGCTCGTCGCCGAGTTCGGCGAGGACATCCTCGGTCCCGACGGTGCGCTCGACCGCGCAGCCCTCGCCGCGAAGGCGTTCGTCGACGCCGAACGGACGGCCGCGCTCAACGCCATCACCCACCCGCTCATCGGGGAGCGGACCGCGGAGCTCTTCGGCTCGGCCCCCGCGGACTCGGTCGTGGTGCACGACATGCCGCTGCTCGTCGAGGGCGGGATGGCTTCCGGCTATCACCTGGTGATCGTGGTCGACACCCCGGCCGAGATGCGGCTCCGGCGACTCGTGGAGCAGCGCGGGATGCCGGAGGAGGACGCCCGCGCGCGGATGGCCAGGCAGGCGACCGACGAGGCCAGGCGAGCCGTGGCCGACGTCCTGATCGACAACTCCGGGGACCGGCAGACGACCATCGATCTGACCAACGCCCTCATCGAGCTCCGGCTGAACCCGTTCGAGCACAATCTGCGCACCGGCACGCCGGTCGTCGGAGACCGTACCGTCGTCCCGTTCCGCCCCGAGTGGGCCGGCGAGGCGGAGCGCGCGTGCGCCCGGCTCCGCCACGTGGTGGGCGAGATCGCCACGCGGATCGACCACGTCGGGCCCACGGCGGTCGACGGACTCGACGCTCCGGACGTCATCGATCTGCAGGTCACGGTGCGCGATGCGCCGGCGGTCGAGGCCGCGCTCGCCAAGCTCACCGGCGCGGGTTATGTCCGCGACCGTTCCAGCGAGCAGCCGTTGTTGCACTGGTGTGACCCCGCGCGCCCACTGGAGGTGTCCGTGGTCGCCGAGGACGACCCGGAGCACGAGTTCGCGTTGTTGATGGCCGAGGTGATCGGTGCCGATCCCGGTGCCCGCGCCGAGTACTCCGAGATCCTGGGCCGAGCGAACCGCGAGGAGACGCGCCGCTTCGAGCGCACGCTGTGCGAGGCCTCGCGCCGCGGCCGCTAG
- a CDS encoding DUF4185 domain-containing protein codes for MTRSLPRLAGAITAASVTLAASVTTVGTLGAGIASAGPCSEMFGNFGSLLEHRTGAGMATGSLGSLGSSGDSGSIGSTSRALGSADRSGSLVRELEAGSLGNGLSGSLDPMVGSVYGMPPWIIGEEGTVPVLRGPTRFEQLVTGPTSPSESLSRFGVGGTDLGIMWDNGDPDAPRMLMAFGDTMGDCTVPGTQWRSNVLFRSADTDLTDGITIDSAAMGTDGLAKSIVPRSGLPGEVTIIPTAGIAVNGVQYLRFMSVAHWGQPGSWTTNYSGLAYSTDDGENWTVAPSMARPITDIVPTGAGAPGVDAAWRGAQMSSFLTTDEHLYEYLTPSGRQGGAIVARAPLDGSPAADDLEAPGAPPTAGVLDPGAYEYWDGTEWVSDIRAARRVLPAPASEISTMWNEHLGKYTAMYAQGYDSVVLRTAGRPEGPWSAPTTLVDYSLLPGVYGAFMHPWAQGEDLYYLVTTWNAYNVFLVRTRLPEVFPDRSRSARGVAPAPPETEVVRQVPVSELVDGVVPTE; via the coding sequence ATGACCCGCTCCCTCCCCCGCCTCGCGGGGGCTATCACCGCTGCCTCCGTCACGCTCGCCGCCTCGGTCACCACCGTCGGCACCCTCGGTGCCGGGATCGCCTCGGCGGGACCGTGCAGCGAGATGTTCGGCAACTTCGGGTCCCTTCTCGAGCACCGCACCGGCGCCGGGATGGCCACCGGGTCTCTCGGCTCCCTCGGGTCGTCCGGCGATTCCGGGTCGATCGGCTCCACCTCGCGCGCGCTCGGCTCGGCCGACCGCTCCGGGTCACTCGTCCGCGAGCTGGAGGCCGGCTCGCTCGGCAACGGGCTGTCGGGCTCCCTCGACCCCATGGTCGGCTCGGTCTACGGGATGCCGCCGTGGATCATCGGCGAGGAGGGCACGGTGCCCGTCCTGCGCGGCCCCACCCGGTTCGAGCAACTCGTCACCGGTCCCACCAGCCCCTCCGAGTCCCTCAGCCGCTTCGGCGTGGGCGGTACCGACCTCGGCATCATGTGGGACAACGGCGACCCCGACGCGCCCCGGATGCTCATGGCCTTCGGCGACACGATGGGCGACTGCACCGTCCCCGGGACCCAGTGGCGGTCGAACGTCCTGTTCCGATCGGCGGACACCGACCTCACCGACGGCATCACCATCGATTCCGCCGCCATGGGCACCGACGGGCTCGCCAAATCCATCGTGCCGCGCTCGGGGCTGCCCGGTGAGGTGACCATCATCCCCACCGCGGGCATCGCCGTGAACGGCGTCCAGTACCTGCGGTTCATGTCGGTGGCGCACTGGGGCCAGCCGGGGTCGTGGACCACCAACTACTCCGGCCTGGCCTACTCCACCGACGACGGCGAGAACTGGACCGTCGCGCCCTCGATGGCCCGGCCGATCACCGACATAGTGCCGACGGGCGCAGGGGCACCCGGTGTCGACGCCGCGTGGCGGGGCGCGCAGATGAGCTCGTTCCTCACCACCGACGAGCACCTCTACGAGTACCTCACGCCCTCCGGACGCCAGGGCGGCGCGATCGTCGCCCGGGCCCCCCTCGACGGCTCCCCGGCCGCCGACGACCTCGAAGCCCCCGGCGCCCCGCCGACCGCGGGCGTGCTCGACCCCGGCGCCTACGAGTACTGGGACGGCACGGAGTGGGTGTCGGACATCCGCGCGGCCCGACGCGTCCTGCCCGCCCCGGCCAGCGAGATCTCCACCATGTGGAACGAGCATCTCGGCAAGTACACGGCGATGTACGCCCAGGGCTACGACTCGGTGGTCCTTCGCACCGCAGGCCGCCCCGAGGGGCCGTGGAGCGCCCCGACCACGCTGGTGGACTACTCGTTGCTGCCCGGCGTGTACGGGGCGTTCATGCATCCGTGGGCCCAGGGCGAGGACCTGTACTACCTCGTCACCACCTGGAACGCTTACAACGTCTTCCTCGTGCGCACCCGGCTACCAGAGGTGTTCCCCGACCGCTCCCGCTCCGCACGAGGCGTGGCCCCTGCGCCGCCGGAGACGGAGGTCGTCCGTCAGGTGCCGGTCTCCGAGCTCGTGGACGGGGTCGTCCCCACCGAGTGA
- a CDS encoding DUF4185 domain-containing protein: protein MTTASLAAGTLSLLAPVASAAPCDPWPPAGIGGGSGSLGGSSGGSIGAPGRPATPWHDGGSGYIPVLEGRTTTVELLTGPTSPNNTVERFGIWGTDLGIMWENGGAGGEDQVHMALGDTMGDCDEPGDQWRSNILFRSGDRTLHDGMRIDNAPMERTGMAKSILPRSNMPGETTVIPTAGVEVGGVQYLRYMSVERWGTPGEWTTNYSALARSADNGDNWQPVSGTARRGTAPMPLPAELGEEFTRHTDGQMSAFLKHEGFIYEYLTPSGRSGSARLARVPEADIEDMDAYEYWTGTGWSDEHRDARPVLGAPTVNTAVSELSVTYSEHLDRFIALYNNRQNNIVMAQAETPWGPWSGEDIVVSYSQVPTLYGAFVHPWSPAVETDGEDLYYTMSTWDAYNVFLMRTDLSDIPPRNVPNPNARMRTTDDSWTRNTPDPADTGETVLVERRSLPGA from the coding sequence GTGACCACCGCATCGCTCGCGGCCGGGACGCTCTCCCTCCTCGCGCCCGTCGCGTCCGCCGCGCCGTGTGACCCGTGGCCCCCGGCCGGCATCGGCGGCGGGAGCGGTTCCCTCGGCGGCTCCTCCGGCGGCTCGATCGGCGCACCCGGGCGCCCGGCGACCCCCTGGCACGACGGCGGGTCCGGCTACATCCCGGTGCTCGAGGGCCGCACCACCACCGTCGAGCTCCTCACCGGGCCCACCAGCCCCAACAACACGGTCGAGCGCTTCGGCATCTGGGGCACCGACCTCGGGATCATGTGGGAGAACGGCGGCGCGGGCGGCGAGGACCAGGTGCACATGGCCCTCGGCGACACCATGGGCGACTGCGACGAGCCGGGCGACCAGTGGCGCAGCAACATCCTCTTCCGCTCGGGCGACCGCACGCTGCACGACGGTATGCGGATAGACAACGCTCCGATGGAACGAACGGGAATGGCCAAGTCGATCCTCCCCCGGTCGAACATGCCCGGTGAGACCACCGTGATCCCGACCGCCGGCGTCGAGGTGGGCGGCGTCCAGTACCTGCGGTACATGTCCGTGGAGCGCTGGGGCACGCCCGGCGAGTGGACCACCAACTACTCCGCGCTCGCCCGGTCGGCGGACAACGGCGACAACTGGCAGCCCGTCTCCGGCACCGCCCGCCGCGGCACCGCGCCGATGCCCCTGCCCGCCGAGCTCGGCGAGGAGTTCACCCGCCACACCGACGGGCAGATGAGCGCCTTTCTCAAGCATGAGGGCTTCATCTACGAGTACCTCACGCCGTCGGGCCGCAGCGGATCCGCGCGCCTCGCCCGGGTCCCCGAGGCCGATATCGAGGACATGGACGCCTACGAGTACTGGACCGGCACCGGCTGGTCCGACGAGCACCGCGACGCCCGCCCGGTCCTCGGAGCGCCGACCGTCAACACCGCCGTGAGCGAGCTGTCCGTCACCTACAGCGAACACCTCGACCGATTCATCGCGCTGTACAACAACCGCCAGAACAACATCGTCATGGCGCAGGCCGAGACCCCGTGGGGCCCGTGGTCGGGCGAGGACATCGTCGTCTCGTACAGCCAGGTCCCCACCCTCTACGGCGCCTTCGTGCACCCGTGGAGCCCCGCCGTCGAGACCGACGGCGAGGACCTCTACTACACGATGTCCACGTGGGACGCCTACAACGTCTTCCTCATGCGGACGGACCTGTCCGACATCCCGCCGCGGAACGTCCCGAACCCCAACGCCAGGATGCGCACGACCGACGACAGCTGGACCCGCAACACCCCGGATCCCGCCGACACCGGCGAGACCGTGCTCGTCGAGCGCCGCTCCCTCCCGGGGGCCTGA